The genome window ACGGTGACCCGGGCACGGGCGGCCCGGCCGCTCCCCGTACCCCGCTGGGCGGGCACGGACCCGGGACCCGGCACTCCGGTCACCGCCTCCGACGCCGCGTCCACCGCGTTGTCGATCAGATTGCCGAGGATCGTCACCAGATCCCGCTGCGGCAACGTCGCCGACAGGGCGCCGTCGTCGATCAGGCTGTCGTCCGCGAGCACCAGCTCCACCCCCCGTTCGTTCGCCTGCGCCGCCTTGCCGAGCAGCAGTGCGGCCAGCACCGGTTCGGCGACCGCGCCCACCACCCGGTCGGTGAGGGCCTGGGCCAGCTCCAGCTCGGCGGTGGCGAAGCCCACCGCCTCCTCGGCCCGGCCCAGTTCGATCAGCGAGACGACGGTGTGCAGCCGGTTCGCCGCCTCGTGCGCCTGCGAGCGCAGGGCCTGGGTGAATCCCCGCTCCGAGTCCAACTCGCCGGACAGCGCCTGGAGTTCCGTGTGATCGCGCAGTGTCACGACCGTGCCGCGCTGCTCCCCGCCCACCACCGGACGGGTGTTGACCACGATCACCCGGTCCGCCGTCAGATGCAGTTCGTCGACCCGCTCCTCGGAGGCGAGCAGCGCACCGGTCAGCGGCGCCGGCAGATCCAGCTCGACGACCCTGCGCCCGACCGCACCCGGCTCCAGACCGAGCAGCTCCCGGCCCGCGTCGTTGATCAACGCGATCCGTCGCCGTCCGTCGAGCATCAGCAGCCCCTCGCGCACCGCGTGCAGGGTGGCCTGGTGGTAGTCGTGCATCCGGCTCAGCTCGGCGGCGTTCATGCCGTGCGTGTGCCGCCGCAGCCGGGCGTTGATCACATACGTGCCGATGCCGCCGAGCGCGAGCGCCCCGCCCGCCGCCAGCCCCAGCGCCCCGAGCTGCGCCCGCACCTGCGAGGAGACCCGTTCGACCGTGATGCCCGCGCTGACCAGACCGGTGATCCTGCCACCGTCCCGGATCGGGGTGACGACCCGGATCGAGGGGCCGAGCGTGCCGGTGTACGTCTCGGTGAACGTCTCGCCGCGCAGCGCCCGCGCGGTGTGCCCGAGGAACTCCTCGCCGATCCGGTGGGAGTCCGGGTGCGTCCAGCGGACCCGGTCCGGGGACATGATCGTGACGAAGGCGATCCCGGTGTCCTTGCGGACCTTCTCCGCGTACGGCTGCAGCACGGCGGACGGGTCCGGGGTACGGATCGCCTCCCGTACCGACGGCGACTCGGCGATGGCCAGCGCGGCCGACCTGACCTGCTTGGCCGCGGTCTCCTTCGCCTGCTCGCTGCCGGAGGCGTAGGCGAAGAACGCGCACCCCGCCACCACCGCTGCCACCAGCACCACCTGCATGGCGAAGAGCTGACCGGCCAGGCTGCGCGGGCGGGTACGGGGGCGGGGGAGACGCATGGCCACAGTCTGCCTGGCCGAAAACCAATGAACGAAATGCACGCAACGGTGACCGGCGTCACAGGGAGCGAGATATTCGCCAAGGGTTTTTCCGGCTCCCATCCGCCGGGCGGCCCTTGCGCCCCCAGGGACGGGGGAGTGACCCGGACGAACCGAGGAGAACCCCCGTGGGAGTGGCAGCCGCCAAGCGGGACCGCACGCACTATCTGTATCTCGCCGTGATCGCGGCGGTGGGGCTCGGCATCCTCGTGGGCTTCGCGGCCCCGGGCGTCGCCGTCGAGCTCAAGCCGATCGGCACCGGCTTCGTGAACCTGATCAAGATGATGATCTCGCCCATCATCTTCTGCACGATCGTGCTGGGCGTCGGCTCGGTGCGCAAGGCCGCCAAGGTCGGCGCGGTCGGCGGCCTCGCCCTCGGCTACTTCCTGGTCATGTCGACCGTCGCGCTGGCCATCGGTCTGCTCGTCGGCAACCTCCTGGAGCCCGGCCAGGGCCTCCACCTCACCGAGGCCGTACGCGCCGCGGGCGAGAAGCAGGCGGCCGGCGCGAGCGAGTCCACCGCCGACTTCCTGCTCGGCATCATCCCGACCACGATCGTCTCCGCCTTCACCGAGGGCGAGGTGCTGCAGACCCTGCTCATCGCCCTGCTCGCGGGCTTCGCGCTCCAGGCCATGGGCTCGGCGGGCGAGCCGGTGCTGCGCGGCATCGGCCACATCCAGCGCCTCGTCTTCCGGATCCTCGCCATGATCATGTGGGCGGCCCCGGTCGGCGCGTTCGGCGCGATGGCCGCGGTGGTCGGCGAGACCGGCGTCGACGCGCTGAAGTCCCTCGCGATCATCATGATCGGCTTCTACCTCACCTGCGCGATCTTCGTCTTCGTGGTGCTCGGCACGATCCTGAGGCTGGTCGCCGGGGTCAATCTGATCGCGCTGCTGAAGTACCTGGGCCGCGAGTTCCTGCTGATCCTCTCCACCTCCTCCTCCGAGTCCGCCCTGCCGCGACTCATCGCGAAGATGGAACACCTCGGGGTCAGCCGGCCGGTCGTCGGCATCACCGTGCCGACCGGCTACTCCTTCAACCTCGACGGCACCGCGATCTACCTCACGATGTCCTCGCTCTTCATCGCCAACGCGATGGGCGACCCGCTGAGCGCCGGTGAGCAGGTCTCGCTGCTGCTCTTCATGATCGTCGCCTCGAAGGGCGCCGCCGGAGTCACCGGCGCGGGCCTGGCCACCCTCGCGGGCGGCCTCCAGTCGCACCGCCCGGGACTGGTCGACGGCGTCGGCCTGATCGTCGGCATCGACCGCTTCATGAGCGAGGCCCGCGCCATGACGAACTTCGCGGGCAACGCGGTGGCCACCGTCCTGGTCGGCACCTGGACCAAGGAGATCGACAAGGAGCGCGTGGACCAGGTCCTCTCCGGTGCGCTCCCGTGGACCGAGCAGATGCTCAACCAGGACGCCGACACGGGCACCGTCCCGGAGCCCCGGGGCGGCGAGGAGCAGCCCGTCGTGGCGAAGGTGTAGCCACCCGGAACACCTACAGGGCCGCCGCGGGACTCCCGCGGCGGCCCTTCGCGCTTGCCTTGACGTCGGCGTCAAGGTCTACCGTCGAGGACATGCGAATCGGGGAGCTGGCCGAACGGGCCGGGACGACCACGCGGACTCTGCGCTACTACGAGTCACGCGGGCTGCTGTCCGCGCGGCGGGCCGACAACGGCTACCGCGCGTACGACGAGGACGATCTGCGGCTGGTCCAGCAGATCCGGACCCTGCAGGACTTCGGGTTCGAGCTGGAGGAGACCCGGCCGTTCGTCGACTGCCTGCGCGCCGGCCACCCGGCCGGTGACGCCTGCCCCGCCTCGCTCGCCGTCTACCGGCGCAAACTCGGCGAGCTCGACTCGCTCATCGAGCAGCTCCAAGCGGTCCGCGCCCAGGTGGGCGCAGAGCTCGTCAGGGCCGAGCTGGAGGCCGGGGCAGCGCTCCCCGGCGGTCCGGAACCACGTTGTGAACTGGGAGGATGACAGATGATTCATGCAGAGGGCGTGGCCGAGGTCACCGACACCACCTTCGACACGGAGGTGCTCGCGGCGGACTTGCCCGTGCTGGTCGAGTTCACCGCCGACTGGTGCGGCCCGTGCCGCCAGATCGCCCCCGTGCTCAGCGCCGTCGCCACCGAGCTGGCCGGGCGCATGGAGGTCGTCCAGCTCGACATCGACACCAATCCGGGCATCGCGAGCCGGTACGCGGTGCTGTCGGCACCGACCCTGATGGTCTTCCGCTCCGGCGAACCCGTGAAGTCGATGGTGGGCGCCCGCCCCAAGCGCCGGCTGCTCCAGGAACTGGAGGACGTCTTCGAGACGGTGTGAGAGCTCCGGGGCGCGTGGCCCGCGGCCAGGAGAACGAGACGGTCGCGGGCCACGCGCCGTGCGTCAGACCGGCTTCAGCCAGACCGTCGCCAGCGGCGGCAGCGTCAGCAGCAGGCTGCCGGGCCGGCCGTGCGCGGCCACCGGCTGCGGCTTCAGCGGATCGAGATGGCCCACGTCGCTGCCGCCGTACCGGGCGGCGTCGGTGTTGAGGACCTCCGCCCACGCCACCCGGTCCCCGGGCGCGTCCGGGACCCCCACCCGGTACTCGTGCCGCACCACCGGGGAGAAGTTGCTGATGGCCAGGAGCGGTGAGCCGTGCGCGTCGTAGCGCAGGAAGGCGAAGACATTGTCCTCGGCCGCGCCGCCGTCCACCCAGTCGAAGCCCTCCGGAACGGTGTCGCGCTGCCAGAGCGCGGGGGTCGCGCCGTACACCGCGTTCAGGTCGCTCACCAGGGTGCGTACGCCCCGGTGGTCGCTCTCCGCCGCGTACGAGGGATCGAGCAGCCACCAGTCCGGGCCGTGCCCCTCCGACCACTCCGCCCCCTGGGCGAACTCCTGGCCCATGAACAGGAGTTGCTTGCCCGGGTGGGCCCACATGAAGCCGAGGTAGGCCCGGTGGTTGGCGCGCTGCTGCCACCAGTCGCCGGGCATCTTGGAGACCAGCGACCGCTTGCCGTGCACCACCTCGTCGTGCGAGATCGGCAGGACGTAGTTCTCGCTGTACGCGTACACCATCGAGAAGGTCATCTCGTTGTGGTGGTACTTGCGGTGCACCGGCTCCTTGGACACGTACTCCAGGGAGTCGTGCATCCAGCCCATGTTCCACTTCAGCCCGAAACCGAGGCCGCCGAAGCCGCCGGGGCCGACATGGTGGGTGGCGCGGGTGACGCCGTCCCAGGCGGTGGACTCCTCCGCGATGGTCACCACACCCGGATTGCGGCGGTAGACGGTGGCGTTCATCTCCTGCAGGAAGGCGACGGCGTCCAGATTCTCCCGCCCGCCGTGCTCGTTCGGGGACCACTCGCCCTCCTCGCGCGAGTAGTCGAGATAGAGCATCGAGGCGACGGCGTCGACCCGCAGCCCGTCGATGTGGAACTCCTCGCACCAGTAAGTGGCGTTGGACACCAAGAAGTTGCGCACCTCGGTGCGTCCGAAGTCGAACTCCAGCGTGCCCCAGTCGGGGTGCGCCGCCCGCGACGGATCGGAGTGCTCGTACAGCGGCCGGCCGTCGAACTCGGCCAGCGCCCAGTCGTCGCGCGGGAAGTGCGCGGGCACCCAGTCGACGATCACGCCGATCCCGGCCCGGTGCAGGGAATCGACGAGGAAACGGAAGTCGTCGGGGGTGCCCATGCGCGACGTCGGGGCGTAGAAACCGGTGACCTGATAGCCCCAGGAGCCGCCGAAGGGGTGCTCGGAGACCGGCATCAGCTCCACATGCGTGAACCCCAGATCCCTTACGTAAGCCGGGAGTTGGGAGGCCAGCTGGCGGTAGGTGAGCCCCGGGCGCCAGGACGGAAGATGCACCTCGTACACGGACATCGGCGCCTCGTGCACCGGGACGTCCCCGCGGTGCGCCATCCACTCCTGGTCCCGCCATTCGTGGTGCGAGGCCGTCACGATCGAGGCATTGGCGGGCGGCACCTCGGCGTACCGGGCCATCGGGTCGGCGCGCAGCGTGTGCGAACCGTCCGGGCGGCAGACGTCGAACTTGTAGAGCGCGCCCTCCCCGATCGCGGGCAGGAACAGCTCCCACACCCCGGTGGAGCCGAGCGAACGCATCGGGAAGCCGGTGCCGTCCCAGTAGTTGAAGTCCCCGACGACCCGCACACCGCGGGCGTCGGGCGCCCAGACGGTGAACCGGGTGCCTGCCACCCCCTGGTGCTCCATGGGCTGCGCGCCGAGGGCCGTCCACAGCTCCTCGTGCCGCCCCTCGCCGATCAGATGCAGATCCAGATCGCCGAGCGCGGGCAGGAAGCGGTACGGATCCTCCACCTCGATCTCGTTGTCGTCGTAGGCGACCAGCAGCCGGTACTCGGGCAGTGCGGGCATCGGCAGCAGCCCGGAGAAGAAGCCGTCGCCGTCGTCGTGCAGCCGCGCCCGCAGCCCCTTGGCGAGCACGGTCACCGATCGGGCGTACGGGCGCAGCACCCGGAAGGTCACACCACCCCGGACCGGGTGCGCGCCGAGCAGGTCGTGCGGGGCGTGGTGCTCACCGGCGAGCAGCCGTCCCCGGTCGCCGTCGTCGAGGGGGCGCGCCTGTCGTACGCCCTGGCTGCCGGCGCTCCGGCGGGGGTGCGGCGTCGCGGTGCCGGCACGCTCGGCCGCCGGATTCTTCCGCCCGGCGGGGGCGGCCGGTTCCGGCGACGGCGCCGCCGCCTCGGCCGGGCCCGCGGGGGCCGGCGCCCCGTCGGGTGCCGGTGGCTGGACTCGGGGGACCTCGACGGGGGCGGGCGTTTTGGCGGACGGCTTTCGGGACGGCTTGCGGGCGGTCACAGGGACAGCCTCCTCGAAGGGTGTTGAGAGGGGGAGAGAAGGGGACGGGAGAGCGACGGGAGGTGTGCGCCGGGCCGTCAGTCGTCGGCGGCGGCCAGACGGTGGATCGCGGCCATCGGGACCGGAAGCCAGTCGGGCCGGTGCCGTGCCTCGTACAGCACCTCGTACACCGCCTTGTCGGTCTCATGGGCGCGCAGCAACTCCGGTTCGCTGCGCGGGTCGACGCCCGCCGCGTCGGCGTACCCCTCGCAGTAGGCGGTCCGGCAGCGGGCCGCCCAGTCGGCGTTCCACGGGCGGTGCGAGCGGGCCGCATAGTCGAAGGAGCGGAGCATCCCGGCGATGTCGCGCACCGGGAGCTGCGGCCGGCGGCGCTCGGGCAGCGGTCTGGCCGGTTCGCCCTCGAAGTCGATCAGTGACCAGAAACCGTCGGCTGCGCGCAGGGTCTGGCCGAGATGGAGATCGCCGTGCACCCGCTGGGCCGCCCAGTCGCGCCCCCGGTGCCCCAGCGCGGCCACCGCGTCGAAGGCGGCACGCAGCCCGGGGACGTACGGCACGAGCTCCGGCACCGCCTGGGCGGCGGCCTCCAGCCGGCGCACCATCGAGGCGGCGAGGCGCTCGGTCTGGGCGCGGTGCAGGGCGGGCGTCGGCAGCGCGGCGGCGAGCGCGGTGTGGACCTCGGCGGTGGCCCGGCCCAGCGCGTGTGCCTCGTCGGTGAAGTCCAGGCCCGCGGCCAGGGCGCGCAGGGCGAGCCGCCAGCCGTCCTCGGCGCCGCTCAGGAACGGCTGGAGCACACCGAGGGTGAGCGGCCGGGGGGAGATGGACTCGAACCAGGCGACGGGGGCGGGCACCCGCCCGCAGCCCTCCTGTGCGAGCGCCAGCGGAAGTTCCAGGTCGGGGTTGGTGCCCGGGAAGATGCGGCGGAAGATCTTGAGGATGTAGGCGTCGCCGTAGACGAGCGAGGTGTTGGACTGGTCGGTTTCGAGCAGCCGCGGTGCGAGTTCCGCGGCGATGGCCGGACCGCTCCGGTCGAAGCGCAGGGCGCCGAGCGTGCCGGGGGTACGGAACCGTTCCAGCAGGAGTCCGGCGAGGCGCGGGTCGTGCAGCCCCTCGTAGACGGTGCGGCCGGCCAGCGGCCCCTCGGTCACCCGGCCGATGAGCGCGGGCGCCAGCCGGGGCGGCAGCGCGGCCCGTACGCCGAGCAGCAGTTGGTAGCAGTCGTCCGGCGACTGCGCGGGCGTGGCCGGGTGATGGGCCCGGACCAGCAGATGGAGCAGCCCGGTTCCGGTTCCGGCGGCGACGGAACCGGTGCCCACCGGCAGTATTTCGGTCGCCGACACCAGCGAGAACGCGGTGACCGGCCGCCCCTTGCCCGCGAACCAACGCTGCCGGGGCAGCCATTCGTGCAGCAGGGGGGCGAGAGACGGGAGCAGAGCTGTGCTGTCAGCCAGGGCGACCCGAGTGGATGCAGCCTCCGACATGGCATCGCGTCCTTTCCCCGGGCACACCACAGGATGCGAAGAGTGTCCCGGATTGCGGCAATTGCTGTCCGGCTGTGCGGGACGTGTCGGGTCAGGATGGTCCGTACGGACTCGACTCGATGGGATCGAAACGCCAGATGGGACCCGGAAGGGGCCGTACGTGTGTGCGATGTGGGGGAGGGTGCCCCGTGCGGGGCGGCGGAAACCGCCCCGCGGTCGGTGTGGGAGAGGGTGTCCGGTCAGTTCGGCGGCGCGTCCTTGCGCAGCCGGAACCAGTAGAAGCCGTGCCCCGCGAGAGTCAGCAGGTAGGGCCATTGACCGACGGCGGGGAAGCGCACCCCGCCGATCAGCTCCACCGGATGACGCCCGGTGAACGACCGCAGATCGAGCTCCGTCGGCTGCGCGAACCGCGAGAAGTTGTGCACGCACAGCACGAGATCGTCCCCGTGCTCACGGGTGAAGGCGAGCACGGCCGGGTTCGACGACGGCAGTTCGTTGTACGAGCCGAGACCGAAGGCGGGGTTCTGCTTACGGATCTCGATCATCCGCCGCGTCCAGTGCAGCAGCGACGACGGCGACGCCATCGACGCCTCGACATTGGTGACTTGGTATCCGTAGACCGGATCCATGATCGTGGGGAGGTAGAGCCGCCCCGGGTCGCTGGAGGAGAACCCGGCGTTCCGGTCGGGCGTCCACTGCATCGGGGTGCGTACGGCGTCCCGGTCGCCGAGCCAGATGTTGTCGCCCATCCCGATCTCGTCCCCGTAGTAGAGGATCGGGGAGCCGGGCAGGGACAGCAGCAGCGCGGTGAACAGCTCGATCTGGTTGCGGTCGTTGTCCAGCAGGGGCGCGAGCCGCCGCCGGATGCCGATGTTGGCCCGCATGCGCGGATCCTTGGCGTACTCCGCGTACATGTAGTCGCGCTCTTCGTCCGTGACCATTTCGAGGGTGAGTTCGTCGTGGTTGCGCAGGAAGATGCCCCACTGGCAGTTCTTCGGGATCGCCGGTGTCTTCGCCAGGATCTCGGAGACCGGGTAGCGGCTCTCGCGCCGGACGGCCATGAAGATCCGCGGCATCACGGGGAAGTGGAACGCCATGTGGCACTCGTCGCCGCCGGCCTGGTACTCGCCGAAGTAGTCGACGACGTCCTCCGGCCACTGGTTGGCCTCGGCGAGCAGCACGGTGTCCGGGTAGTGCGCGTCGATCTCCTTGCGGACCCGCTTGAGGAAGTCGTGCGTCTCCGGGAGGTTCTCGCAGTTGGTGCCCTCCCGCTGGTAGAGATACGGCACGGCGTCCACCCGGAAACCGTCGATGCCGAGGTCCAGCCAGAAGCGGAGCGCGGAGACGATCTCCTCCTGCACCGCCGGGTTCTCGTAGTTGAGATCGGGCTGGTGGGAGAAGAACCGGTGCCAGTAGTACTGCTTGCGCACCGGGTCGAAGGTCCAGTTGGACGTCTCCGTGTCCACGAAGATGATCCGGGCGTCCGGGAACTGCTTGTCGTCGTCGGCCCAGACGTAGTAGTCGCCGTAAGGTCCCTCCGGGTCGGTGCGGGACTGCTGGAACCAGTCGTGCTGATCGCTCGTGTGGTTCATGACGAAGTCGATGATCACGCGCATCCCGCGCTGGTGCGCGGCGTCGACGAACTCCACGAAGTCGGCCAGATCACCGAACTCCGGCAGCACGGCCGTGTAGTCGGAGACATCGTAACCGCCGTCGCGCAGCGGCGACTTGAAGAACGGCGGCAGCCAGAGGCAGTCGACGCCCAGCCACTGCAGATAGTCCAGTTTGGCGGTGATGCCCTTGAGGTCGCCGATGCCGTCGCCGTTGGAGTCCTGGAAGGACCTGACGAGGACCTCGTAGAAGACGGCGCGCTTGAACCAGTCGGGATCGCGGTCCTTGGCCGGGGTGTCCTCGAACGTGTCGTGGACGGGCTCATTGACGATCATGGTGTGGGTGACCCTCCGGTCGGCGGGGACGGTCGCAGGACGACGATGTGCGCGGGCGTGACGCCCGGCTCCAGACGCACATAGAAGGTCCTGCCCCAGTGATAGGTATCGCCGGTGAGCTCGTCGCGCACCGGCACGCGCTCGTGCCGGTCGAGGCCGAGTCGCGGCATGTCCAACGAGACCGTGGCCTCGTGGGTGTGGTGCGGGTCGAGGTTGACGACCACCAGAACGATGTTCGACCCCGAACGCTTGCTGTACGCGATCAACGCGTCGTTGTCGGTGGAGTGGAAGTGCACGTCGCGCAGTTGCTGCAGAGCCGGGTTGCGGCGCCTGACGCGGTTGAGCGTGGTGATGAGCGGGGCCAGCGAACGGCCCTCGCGCTCCGCCGACTCCCAGTCCCTGGGCCGGATCTGGTACTTCTCCGAGTCGAGGTACTCCTCACTGCCGGGCCGGACCGGGGTGTTCTCGCACAGCTCGTAGCCCGCGTACACACCCCAGGAGGGGGAGAGCGTCGCGGCGAGGACGGCCCGCGTCTCGAAGGCCGGGCGGCCTCCGTCCTGGAGATAGCCGGACAGGATGTCCGGCGTGTTCACGAAGAAGTTGGGCCGCATGTAGGAAGCGGTTTCGCCGGACAACTCCGTGACGTATTCAGTGATTTCCTGCCGGGTGTTGCGCCAGGTGAAATACGTGTAGGACTGCTGGAAGCCGATGGTCGCGAGCGTCTTCATCATCGCGGGTCGGGTGAATGCCTCGGCCAGAAAGATCACATCGGGGTCGGTCCGGTTGATGTCCGCGATCACCTTCTCCCAGAAGATCACCGGCTTGGTGTGCGGATTGTCGACACGGAAGATCCGCACCCCGTGATCCATCCAGAACCGCAGAATGCGCACGGTCTCGGCGACCAGTCCGCGCAGATCCTTGTCGAAGGCGATCGGATAGATGTCCTGGTATTTCTTCGGCGGATTCTCGGCATAGGCGATCGAGCCGTCCGCACGATGGTGGAACCACTCCGGGTGTTTCTCCACCCAGGGGTGGTCGGGAGAACACTGGAGCGCGAAATCGAGGGCGATCTCCATGCGCAGATCGCGGGCTGTCCTGGCGAAATGATCGAAGTCGTCGAGGGTGCCGAGCCCGGGATGGACGGCGTCGTGACCGCCCTCCGCGGAGCCGATCGCCCACGGTACCCCCACGTCGTGCGGGGCGGGGGAGAGCGAGTTGTTGGGGCCCTTGCGGTGGGTGGTTCCGATGGGGTGGATCGGCGGGAGATAGACCACGTCGAAGCCCATCGCGGCGACCGCGGGAAGCCGCTCGGCGGCCGTGCGGAAGGTGCCGCTGACGATCCTCGCCGGCTTTCCGGCCCTGCTCGCCCCGTCCTTCCTCCTCGTAGGCGCGGCCGGTTCGACCCTGGCCCCCTCCGAGCGCGGGAACAGCTCGTACCAGGAGCCGAACAGGGCCCGTCGGCGCTCGACCACCAGCGGCAGCGGCCGGGACGCGCTGACCAGTTCGCGCAGCGGATGGCGGGCGAGCGCGGCCTGCGCCTCGGGGGCGAGCGCCGCGGCCAGCCGGGCGGCGGCCGGGCGGGACGCGTCGCGCAGCGCGTCGACGGCGGCCAGCACCGCCTCGCGGCCGTCCCGCTTGGGTACGCCCCCGGCGGCCCGCTCGTACAGCTCGGCACCCTCCGCCAGGACGAGCGCGGTGTCGATCCCCGCCGGAATCTTGATCCGGGCGTGCTGCCGCCAGGTGGTGACCGGATCGCTCCAGGCCTCGACCGTATACGTCCAGCGGCCCTCGGAGACCGGGGTGACATCGGCGCCCCAGCGGTCGGTGCCGGGGGCGAGCTCGCGCATCGGCGTCCATGGACCGGGGCGCCCGCTCGGGTCCACCAGGACCACATTGGCGGCGACGGCCTCGTGGCCCTCGCGGAAGACGGTCGCGGTGACCTGGAAGGTCTCATCGGCGACGGCCTTGGCGGGCCTTCTGCCGCAGTCGACGAGGGGGCGGACGTCGAGGACGGGAATGCGACCGATCATGGAATCACCTGGGGACTGGGGTTCGGGCTGAACGGGGCGCGGCACAGTGGCGGAGGGTGAAATGCGCGCACCGCTGCCGATGGGGTCCGTCCTTTCTAGCTGCTCCGTCGACGGCTGGTGGGGTGTGGGCATGGCCGCTCCTGTCCGCATTCACTCGAATGGCAGTCGAATGAGCTGAGCACGGGTATGTTGCGCGGATGTGAACCGGATGGAAACCGGACCGCGGATGCCTCGCATTCGTGCTGCATTCGGGCGTTATTCACATGGCACCCGGGGCGCACTCGGGCTGTGTACCGGAGAAGCCTTCCCGCGATTCCCGGTGGGCCGATCCGGTGGTTCTGTCAACTGCTCGGGCGTATCCATGACGACCTGTTCGCACCGGCGCCGCCCACGGTGCGCGGGCCCGCCGGTGACCTTCCGGACGCCACTGGGCAGCTTTCCCTCTGGTGCGAAGTGCCACAAGACCGAACGAGGGAATGGAATCGGCCATTACCTGTGTGGTCGGTGTGCCCGGACGGGCCGCGAGTGAATCCGGATACGGATGGGGCGGGGCCCGCCGCCACCGTCGAGAGTGACGCAGCGGCGCACCCCGTGGTGCGTCCCCCTCGGATCAGTACGTCCCCTGTAAAGGTGGAATACGTGAAGGCCATTCGTCGATTCACCGTGCGTCCCGTCCTCCCCGAACCCCTTCGACCGCTCAGCGACCTCGCCCACAATCTGCGCTGGTCCTGGCACACCGAGACCCGTGAGCTGTTCCAGGCCGTCGACCCGGAGG of Streptomyces sp. NBC_01363 contains these proteins:
- a CDS encoding sensor histidine kinase — encoded protein: MRLPRPRTRPRSLAGQLFAMQVVLVAAVVAGCAFFAYASGSEQAKETAAKQVRSAALAIAESPSVREAIRTPDPSAVLQPYAEKVRKDTGIAFVTIMSPDRVRWTHPDSHRIGEEFLGHTARALRGETFTETYTGTLGPSIRVVTPIRDGGRITGLVSAGITVERVSSQVRAQLGALGLAAGGALALGGIGTYVINARLRRHTHGMNAAELSRMHDYHQATLHAVREGLLMLDGRRRIALINDAGRELLGLEPGAVGRRVVELDLPAPLTGALLASEERVDELHLTADRVIVVNTRPVVGGEQRGTVVTLRDHTELQALSGELDSERGFTQALRSQAHEAANRLHTVVSLIELGRAEEAVGFATAELELAQALTDRVVGAVAEPVLAALLLGKAAQANERGVELVLADDSLIDDGALSATLPQRDLVTILGNLIDNAVDAASEAVTGVPGPGSVPAQRGTGSGRAARARVTVTALAGEGELLLRVADTGAGIDPRDAAEVFERGWSTHGTGRGIGLALVQQAVHRNGGTVALDGGPDGGARFTVRLPLTVAGRPAYTTKEATA
- a CDS encoding cation:dicarboxylase symporter family transporter is translated as MGVAAAKRDRTHYLYLAVIAAVGLGILVGFAAPGVAVELKPIGTGFVNLIKMMISPIIFCTIVLGVGSVRKAAKVGAVGGLALGYFLVMSTVALAIGLLVGNLLEPGQGLHLTEAVRAAGEKQAAGASESTADFLLGIIPTTIVSAFTEGEVLQTLLIALLAGFALQAMGSAGEPVLRGIGHIQRLVFRILAMIMWAAPVGAFGAMAAVVGETGVDALKSLAIIMIGFYLTCAIFVFVVLGTILRLVAGVNLIALLKYLGREFLLILSTSSSESALPRLIAKMEHLGVSRPVVGITVPTGYSFNLDGTAIYLTMSSLFIANAMGDPLSAGEQVSLLLFMIVASKGAAGVTGAGLATLAGGLQSHRPGLVDGVGLIVGIDRFMSEARAMTNFAGNAVATVLVGTWTKEIDKERVDQVLSGALPWTEQMLNQDADTGTVPEPRGGEEQPVVAKV
- a CDS encoding MerR family transcriptional regulator; amino-acid sequence: MRIGELAERAGTTTRTLRYYESRGLLSARRADNGYRAYDEDDLRLVQQIRTLQDFGFELEETRPFVDCLRAGHPAGDACPASLAVYRRKLGELDSLIEQLQAVRAQVGAELVRAELEAGAALPGGPEPRCELGG
- the trxA gene encoding thioredoxin, which translates into the protein MIHAEGVAEVTDTTFDTEVLAADLPVLVEFTADWCGPCRQIAPVLSAVATELAGRMEVVQLDIDTNPGIASRYAVLSAPTLMVFRSGEPVKSMVGARPKRRLLQELEDVFETV
- the glgB gene encoding 1,4-alpha-glucan branching enzyme, whose protein sequence is MTARKPSRKPSAKTPAPVEVPRVQPPAPDGAPAPAGPAEAAAPSPEPAAPAGRKNPAAERAGTATPHPRRSAGSQGVRQARPLDDGDRGRLLAGEHHAPHDLLGAHPVRGGVTFRVLRPYARSVTVLAKGLRARLHDDGDGFFSGLLPMPALPEYRLLVAYDDNEIEVEDPYRFLPALGDLDLHLIGEGRHEELWTALGAQPMEHQGVAGTRFTVWAPDARGVRVVGDFNYWDGTGFPMRSLGSTGVWELFLPAIGEGALYKFDVCRPDGSHTLRADPMARYAEVPPANASIVTASHHEWRDQEWMAHRGDVPVHEAPMSVYEVHLPSWRPGLTYRQLASQLPAYVRDLGFTHVELMPVSEHPFGGSWGYQVTGFYAPTSRMGTPDDFRFLVDSLHRAGIGVIVDWVPAHFPRDDWALAEFDGRPLYEHSDPSRAAHPDWGTLEFDFGRTEVRNFLVSNATYWCEEFHIDGLRVDAVASMLYLDYSREEGEWSPNEHGGRENLDAVAFLQEMNATVYRRNPGVVTIAEESTAWDGVTRATHHVGPGGFGGLGFGLKWNMGWMHDSLEYVSKEPVHRKYHHNEMTFSMVYAYSENYVLPISHDEVVHGKRSLVSKMPGDWWQQRANHRAYLGFMWAHPGKQLLFMGQEFAQGAEWSEGHGPDWWLLDPSYAAESDHRGVRTLVSDLNAVYGATPALWQRDTVPEGFDWVDGGAAEDNVFAFLRYDAHGSPLLAISNFSPVVRHEYRVGVPDAPGDRVAWAEVLNTDAARYGGSDVGHLDPLKPQPVAAHGRPGSLLLTLPPLATVWLKPV
- a CDS encoding maltokinase; this translates as MSEAASTRVALADSTALLPSLAPLLHEWLPRQRWFAGKGRPVTAFSLVSATEILPVGTGSVAAGTGTGLLHLLVRAHHPATPAQSPDDCYQLLLGVRAALPPRLAPALIGRVTEGPLAGRTVYEGLHDPRLAGLLLERFRTPGTLGALRFDRSGPAIAAELAPRLLETDQSNTSLVYGDAYILKIFRRIFPGTNPDLELPLALAQEGCGRVPAPVAWFESISPRPLTLGVLQPFLSGAEDGWRLALRALAAGLDFTDEAHALGRATAEVHTALAAALPTPALHRAQTERLAASMVRRLEAAAQAVPELVPYVPGLRAAFDAVAALGHRGRDWAAQRVHGDLHLGQTLRAADGFWSLIDFEGEPARPLPERRRPQLPVRDIAGMLRSFDYAARSHRPWNADWAARCRTAYCEGYADAAGVDPRSEPELLRAHETDKAVYEVLYEARHRPDWLPVPMAAIHRLAAADD
- the treS gene encoding maltose alpha-D-glucosyltransferase — encoded protein: MIVNEPVHDTFEDTPAKDRDPDWFKRAVFYEVLVRSFQDSNGDGIGDLKGITAKLDYLQWLGVDCLWLPPFFKSPLRDGGYDVSDYTAVLPEFGDLADFVEFVDAAHQRGMRVIIDFVMNHTSDQHDWFQQSRTDPEGPYGDYYVWADDDKQFPDARIIFVDTETSNWTFDPVRKQYYWHRFFSHQPDLNYENPAVQEEIVSALRFWLDLGIDGFRVDAVPYLYQREGTNCENLPETHDFLKRVRKEIDAHYPDTVLLAEANQWPEDVVDYFGEYQAGGDECHMAFHFPVMPRIFMAVRRESRYPVSEILAKTPAIPKNCQWGIFLRNHDELTLEMVTDEERDYMYAEYAKDPRMRANIGIRRRLAPLLDNDRNQIELFTALLLSLPGSPILYYGDEIGMGDNIWLGDRDAVRTPMQWTPDRNAGFSSSDPGRLYLPTIMDPVYGYQVTNVEASMASPSSLLHWTRRMIEIRKQNPAFGLGSYNELPSSNPAVLAFTREHGDDLVLCVHNFSRFAQPTELDLRSFTGRHPVELIGGVRFPAVGQWPYLLTLAGHGFYWFRLRKDAPPN